In Pieris napi chromosome 2, ilPieNapi1.2, whole genome shotgun sequence, the following proteins share a genomic window:
- the LOC125059061 gene encoding uncharacterized protein LOC125059061 → MMTRRVTIKEMETKLRATLKELEVSKALCEQLLQERDDSEVEVKNVVDKNTFLKNELAKLHIEHMDLADQHNQLKIQVSTLQECSDTHELALNRISELEQELCDAHRALSLSESVKFSKQVSKTNSLFNELVVSTSKPVCEPAVTIDLTGDDTLPLCPIVMSHNKLKKYIKIKKTIKRSQRTIKKHNLLKLNLSLRKDRVVLSNKLNTCIVQLEECREKYDIDTQLLQHDLLYKEDLLKNIYEKYEISQQQLSERLLEAGELLDLVKCNAEMYESLTNNLSSTSASHPPPPQLNLDLSPPVLALTAKAGVDTQKNKTIFFCDEIGSGFGKILHNYLSHSFTNHSYHNISFKQIIKQIKNSNLDNYSALVLLLGNSIGITKKDIVDGVSTLLKLNIGKLMLCAFPYSDTLSEVENNHIFKLNNTIHMLTCRHSDKLLYFDTNKSAP, encoded by the exons ATGATGACCCGCAGAGTTACTATCAAGGAGATGGAAACAAAACTGAGAGCTACTTTGAAGGAGCTTGAAGTTTCTAAAGCTTTATGCGAACAGTTGCTCCAGGAGAGGGACGACAGTGAGGTGGAAGTGAAAAATGTTGTTGACAAGAACACCTTCCTCAAAAATGAGTTAGCTAAGCTACACATTGAGCACATGGACTTAGCTGACCAACACAATCAACTGAAAATCCAAGTGTCAACACTTCAAGAGTGCAGTGACACTCATGAACTGGCTTTGAACCGTATTTCAGAACTTGAACAAGAATTGTGTGATGCCCATAGGGCCCTTTCTCTCTCAGAATCTGTCAAGTTTAGCAAGCAGGTTTCTAAAACCAATAGCCTATTTAATGAGTTGGTAGTCAGTACGTCAAAACCAGTGTGTGAGCCGGCTGTAACAATAGATTTGACTGGTGATGACACCTTACCATTGTGTCCTATAGTTATGAgtcataacaaattaaaaaaatatattaaaattaaaaaaactattaaacggTCACagagaacaataaaaaaacataatctcttaaaattaaatctttccCTTAGAAAAGACCGGGtagttttatcaaataaattaaatacttgtaTTGTCCAGCTAGAGGAATGTAGGGAAAAGTATGATATTGATACTCAGCTTCTCCAACATGATTTACTATACAAGGAGGACTTGCTGAAGAATATTTATGAGAAATATGAGATATCACAACAACAACTGAGTGAGCGCCTGCTTGAAGCTGGGGAGCTGCTGGACTTGGTGAAATGCAATGCTGAGATGTATGAGTCGCTGACCAACAATCTCTCAAGCACCAGTGCGAGCCATCCGCCACCTCCTCAGCTCAATCTTGACTTATCTCCTCCGGTGCTAGCTCTTACAGCAAAGGCCGGTGTTGAtacacagaaaaataaaaccattttCTTTTGTGATGAAATAGGTTCAGGCTTTGGAAAAATCCTACATAATTACCTTAGCCATAGTTTTACCAATCATAGTTACCATAACataagttttaaacaaataattaaacaaattaaaaattcaaacctGGACAATTATTCtgctttagttttattactaGGTAACAGCATTGGTATTACCAAAAAGGACATAGTGGATGGTGTCAGcaccttattaaaattaaacataggaAAGCTGATGTTATGTGCTTTTCCCTACTCTGATACTCTGTCAGAGGTtgaaaataatcatatttttaaattgaataatactATTCACATGTTGACATGTCGTCATAgtgacaaattattatattttgacactAATAAGT ctgctccatag